One genomic window of Wolbachia endosymbiont (group B) of Eucosma cana includes the following:
- a CDS encoding group II intron maturase-specific domain-containing protein yields MLSIKHKLKELQAAPQEAVIKELNPIIRGWSQYYTSVVSSKVFNLLRL; encoded by the coding sequence TTGTTATCTATTAAACATAAGCTTAAAGAGTTGCAAGCAGCACCACAAGAAGCTGTAATAAAAGAGCTTAATCCAATAATTAGGGGTTGGAGCCAATATTATACCTCTGTAGTCTCAAGCAAGGTCTTTAACTTATTAAGGTTGTAA
- a CDS encoding reverse transcriptase/maturase family protein: MDADISGCFDNIDHNALLEKLNTTPTLKRIIKGWLKAGIIEDRKFSPTKRGTIQGGIISPLLACVALYGLEQNIKEELKEELFQYAKKKYGRASRKQAQNSVSVITYADDFVVLHESEELVMKAKVLIEKWLKPVGLELKSSKTRIVHTLKSLNGEKPGFDFLGFSIRHYQTRQNKRGYK, encoded by the coding sequence ATGGATGCTGATATTTCCGGATGTTTTGATAACATCGATCATAACGCACTGTTAGAAAAACTCAATACCACACCAACTCTAAAGAGAATTATAAAAGGATGGTTGAAAGCAGGCATTATCGAAGATAGAAAGTTTAGTCCCACCAAACGTGGCACAATTCAAGGTGGAATAATTTCTCCATTACTTGCATGTGTAGCACTATATGGACTAGAACAGAATATCAAAGAAGAGCTTAAGGAAGAACTTTTCCAATATGCGAAAAAGAAATATGGTAGGGCGTCTCGCAAGCAGGCGCAAAATTCAGTTAGTGTAATTACGTACGCCGATGATTTTGTGGTTTTACACGAGAGCGAGGAACTTGTGATGAAGGCAAAGGTTCTAATTGAAAAATGGCTAAAACCCGTTGGATTAGAATTAAAGTCATCAAAGACAAGAATTGTACATACACTGAAATCCCTAAATGGGGAAAAGCCAGGATTTGATTTTCTTGGATTTTCAATAAGGCATTATCAAACACGTCAAAATAAGAGAGGTTACAAGTAA
- a CDS encoding IS630 family transposase (programmed frameshift) — protein sequence MALRSKLLDEEVVKSAKEMLKKVRNNAYVSKKLNAVIAAKKYSITSVAKIYCISRKALTSWIKLLKFGREEKLFAPRSRRRKTKLNQAQLQQIEAWIEENPNITIKEMRIRIQEKFDLNISKSTVHRHMQKMKFSYITPRPVHNVQDKSKQEEFKKNLNEVIGKYPEKELFFFDESRFGTHSKVGHGWFKKGTRTRVKIKLGRHNFYLYSAVNPKNGESFSLFAPNVNTDCMNIFLEQMLQYLGTREAVLVMDCASWHKSKNLKVPKNIEIIYLPPYSPELNPVERLWLYIKQNILRNKIYSTIALLESTLCKFLTSLATSTIKQLCSVSYLTPQQ from the exons GGATGAAGAAGTAGTAAAATCAGCAAAAGAGATGCTGAAGAAAGTAAGGAATAATGCATATGTTTCAAAAAAACTAAACGCTGTAATTGCAGCAAAAAAGTACAGTATAACGTCTGTAGCAAAAATATATTGCATTTCAAGAAAGGCACTAACTTCGTGGATAAAACTCTTGAAATTTGGCAGAGAAGAAAAACTGTTTGCTCCTCGATCACGCCGAAGAAAAACTAAATTAAATCAGGCTCAACTACAGCAAATTGAAGCATGGATAGAAGAAAACCCTAATATTACCATTAAAGAAATGAGAATAAGAATACAGGAAAAGTTCGACTTAAATATTAGCAAATCTACAGTACACCGCCATATGCAAAAGATGAAATTTTCATATATTACACCAAGACCAGTACACAACGTACAAGATAAAAGTAAACAAGAGGAATTC AAAAAAAATCTCAATGAAGTTATTGGAAAGTATCCTGAAAAAGAGCTATTTTTCTTTGATGAATCAAGGTTTGGCACACATTCGAAAGTTGGGCATGGATGGTTTAAAAAAGGTACTAGAACTCGGGTTAAAATAAAGTTAGGTAGGCATAATTTTTATCTCTACAGTGCAGTTAATCCTAAAAATGGAGAGAGTTTTAGCTTATTTGCACCAAATGTTAACACTGATTGCATGAATATATTTCTTGAGCAAATGTTGCAATATCTAGGGACAAGAGAAGCTGTTCTTGTTATGGACTGTGCTAGTTGGCATAAGTCAAAAAATTTAAAGGTACCTAAAAACATTGAGATTATATACCTACCTCCATATTCACCTGAACTTAATCCTGTTGAGAGGCTTTGGTTATATATAAAACAGAACATTTTGCGCAATAAAATATACAGTACTATTGCTTTGCTTGAGAGCACTTTATGCAAATTTCTTACCTCTCTTGCTACTTCTACAATTAAACAACTCTGCTCTGTTTCCTATTTGACTCCACAACAATGA
- a CDS encoding enoyl-ACP reductase produces the protein MILQGKKGLITGIINKRSIAYGIAKTLSEHGAELAITYQNETIKEKLLPIANELNVELTLHCDVSNEETIDNAFEEIKKEWNTLDFLVHAIAFSDKNELNGKYVNTSLNNFINAMHISCYSFTALAQRAEKMMLNGGSLLTLSYYGAEKVMPNYNVMGLCKAALEASVKYIACDLGPQNVRVNAISAGPIRTLASSGISDFHSISEWNRSNSPLRRNVTIEDVGKAALYLLSDLSSGTTGEILHVDSGYNVVGMKIVD, from the coding sequence ATGATATTGCAGGGCAAAAAAGGGTTAATAACCGGAATAATAAATAAGAGGTCAATAGCATATGGTATAGCAAAGACCCTCTCAGAACATGGAGCTGAGCTTGCAATCACTTATCAAAATGAAACAATAAAAGAAAAATTATTACCAATAGCAAATGAATTAAATGTGGAGTTAACATTACACTGTGATGTTTCAAATGAGGAAACCATAGATAATGCTTTTGAGGAAATAAAGAAAGAATGGAATACTCTTGACTTTTTGGTACATGCAATAGCATTCTCCGATAAAAATGAGCTAAATGGTAAATATGTCAATACTTCACTAAACAACTTTATTAATGCAATGCATATATCGTGCTATTCTTTTACTGCTTTAGCGCAAAGAGCGGAAAAAATGATGTTAAATGGCGGTAGTTTACTTACTTTATCTTACTATGGTGCTGAAAAAGTTATGCCAAATTATAATGTGATGGGTTTATGTAAAGCAGCACTTGAAGCAAGTGTAAAATATATAGCATGTGATCTCGGACCACAGAACGTCAGAGTAAATGCAATTTCTGCTGGTCCAATCAGAACTTTGGCATCTTCTGGAATAAGTGACTTTCACTCCATATCGGAATGGAATAGAAGTAATTCTCCACTTAGACGCAATGTTACAATAGAAGATGTTGGCAAGGCAGCACTATACTTATTAAGCGACCTGAGTAGTGGTACAACTGGAGAAATTTTACATGTTGATTCAGGGTATAATGTTGTGGGAATGAAGATAGTAGACTAA